The sequence below is a genomic window from Sander lucioperca isolate FBNREF2018 chromosome 6, SLUC_FBN_1.2, whole genome shotgun sequence.
gtatatataccttATACTGCTGtggtgtgtttgtatatatacCTTATACtgctgtggtgtgtgtatgtatacctTATACTGCTGTGGTGTGTGTACGTATACCTTATACTGTTGtgacatgtgtatatataccttATACTGCTGtggtgtgtttgtatatatacCTTATActgctgtggtgtgtgtgtgtgtgtatatataccttATACTGTTGtgacatgtgtatatataccttAGACTGCTgtgatatgtgtatatatatcttatACTGCTGTGGTgtgttttgtatatatatactgttgTGACGTGTATATATACCTTATACTGCTgtgatatgtgtatatataccttATACTGCTGtggtgtgtttgtatatatataccTTATAttgctgtggtgtgtgtgtatgtataccttatatagggctgggcgataaatcgattttatcgattaactcgaatgtgtagttaacgtcaatttgttaaaatgaaaatcgattttctccttaacatctgccgacgctcccctctgggctcccatagctccgaacgggctcagccctcgccccgcgcgtttgccatagagatacacaaacaacatggcagcgacagggactaacattaattcttttcttaactagtagtttcattacttacttatccgtaatctccaccgaaatgaccggcagctcgcggtgctctgtccccggctgagagtcacctattctcggataactgaaccaccagctaccgctgacctaaaggaGCACCATGCGGGccaccagaggcggtgttgaggaactcttttgcgggtcaacacatctactaaatgccgctgatacgaccgagctgtgatggaggtctgtagcggattaaacaactagcaatcgccgctctgtagcacggagctcctcttcgacgtttgtttctaccgctagttactacgaaggcgcttgctacaggtatgctacattcaagagaccatgggatgttaatgtacgttactcagcaacaggtgaaaataggggcaaggttgcgcaataacgttaaaatgatttgaacttttagcgaggaacgagaagtgaattacctgtatgtgtgaaaacagctttatctcacgcatccgtttgtttgttgttgaatatatagcaccccccatccaaaaaaagggaaaacacaaaccaatttatatttccacaaaattggcatgaataatcataatggtatacatgccccatgtgtgtgcgtgtgtgtgagtcaaaacaaaataaagttaaaacttgttttgaacaatttctctgacatctgcagattgattttaagtagggggagaaaaaaatcgatttaaatcttaaatcggatttctttggaaaaaaatcggggattttatttttaggtcatatcgcccagccctaaccttATACTGTTGtgacatgtgtatatataccttATACTGTTGtgacatgtgtatatataccttATACTGCTgtgatatgtgtatatataccttATACTGCTGtggtgtgtttgtatatatacCTTATATtgctgtggtgtgtgtatgtatacctTATACtgctgtgatgtgtgtgtatatataccttATACTGCTGTggcgtgtgtatatataccttATACGGCTGTgacgtgtgtatatataccttATACTGCTGTgacgtgtgtatatataactTATACTgctgtgacgtgtgtgtgtatatataccttATACGGCTGTgacgtgtgtatatataccttATACGGCTGTgacgtgtgtatatataccttATACTGCTGTgacgtgtgtatatataccttGTACTGCTGTggcgtgtgtatatataccttATACTGCTGTgacgtgtgtatatataccttGTACTGCTGtgacgtgtgtgtatatataccttATACTGCTgtgatgtgtgtatatataccttATATTGCTGTgacgtgtgtatatataccttATACTGCTGTggcgtgtgtatatataccttGTACTGCTGTggcgtgtgtatatataccttATACTGCTGTgacgtgtgtatatataccttGTACTGCTGtgacgtgtgtgtatatgtacctTATACTGCTgtgatgtgtgtatatataccttATATTGCTGTgacgtgtgtatatataccttATACGTATGTTTAATTAGTTTAAACTGAATCTCAAGGGGGTAACCATGGTAACTCCCTGTGTGTAACAGGTGTGTTGTGTTTCAGGTATTTCCTCCACGGCGTGTGCAGAGAGGGAAGCCGCTGTCTGTTCTCCCACGACCCCAACAACAGCAAACCCTCCACCATCTGCAAGTTCTACCAGAGGGGGGTCTGCGCCTACGGAGAGCGCTGCAGgtaaggagagagggaggggagggagggagggagggagagagggagggggagagagagggagagaggagagttcTACCAGAGGGGGCTCTGCGCCTACGGAGAGCACTGCAGGTAAACTGGTGATGTtttagagggagggagggagtgtgtgtctctgtgtgtagaCAGTGAAACtgtgtctctggtgtgtgtctgtgtgcaggtATGACCACATCAAGTCTTCATCCAGAGGGGGGGGAGCTTTAGAGGATCCCACAGCTGGAGGAGGGGCCGGAGGCGGAGCTTCAGTCAGAGGCGGAGTTAAGAAGACGCCAGTCCTCAGAGACAgaggtgagacagacagacggagatagaggacacacacacacacacacacacacacacacacacacacacacacaaagatgtgacacagacagacatgtccAACTGCATACCTGGGGAACTTTGTAGTACTATGTTTGTCTTAGTAGGGAGCTACGTCTCTTCTTTTAATCTCTAactatactgtctgtctgtctctctcctgtctctctgtgtgtctctcagtcCTGGGTGTAGACAGCATGTTTGGGGGTCCAGCAGACAgtttggggtcagaggtcatgGCAGCGGCGGCAGCAGCGTCTCCTCACTCATACGTGGACGCCATCAGGACGGGTCTGGACGCTTCAGCACAGGACCAAGGTTGGATCAAATGCcggcatctgattggctagtagttGTCTGTGATGTAATCATTACTACAGGAGGATAATAATATAACAGCtgatgtttgtttatgtgtagcTCCTCCCCCTGTGGGCGGGGCTTACCCTAACCTCCCCCCGCTGTGTCCCTACGCCGCCGCCGGACACTGTTTCTACGAAGACAACTGTACGTATCTCCATGGCGACCTGTGTGAGGTGTGCAGGCTGCAGGTGCTCCACCCCCATGACCCCGAGCAGAGGAGAGCGCACGAGAAGGTGTGCACGTTAACACAGAAATCCGAACAGATGTGTGGACAGATGTTCATATTTCAACGCCAGACTTTAGTGTGTAGCATTACCCCAAACTTTAAGAAAGCATTTTACTATTTTGGAAAAAATGTCAGATTGTTGACTGGATCGGCTGTTttttatatgtctgtctgtctgtctgtctgtctgtctgtgtctctctttctgtctctctctctctgtctgtctgtctgtctgtctgtctgcagatgTGTCTGCTGGCCTTTGAGGCCGACATGGAGAAGGCGTTTGCAGCCCAGCTGAGTCAGGACAAGGTGG
It includes:
- the mkrn2 gene encoding probable E3 ubiquitin-protein ligase makorin-2 isoform X2 — its product is MSTKQVTCRYFLHGVCREGSRCLFSHDPNNSKPSTICKFYQRGVCAYGERCRYDHIKSSSRGGGALEDPTAGGGAGGGASVRGGVKKTPVLRDRVLGVDSMFGGPADSLGSEVMAAAAAASPHSYVDAIRTGLDASAQDQAPPPVGGAYPNLPPLCPYAAAGHCFYEDNCTYLHGDLCEVCRLQVLHPHDPEQRRAHEKMCLLAFEADMEKAFAAQLSQDKVCSICMELVVQKLNPSERRFGILSSCCHTFCLACIRQWRCTRNFSNKIVKSCPECRLVSEFVIPSVYWVEDQDEKDHLIELFKSGVSKKACKYFDQGRGSCPFGGKCLYLHAFPDGTRAEPDRPRKQLSSEGNVRFMNNVRLWDFIEEREQRPALPLPSLDDDITELRELFMQMSGPSQDGPESPPAADP
- the mkrn2 gene encoding probable E3 ubiquitin-protein ligase makorin-2 isoform X1: MSTKQVTCRYFLHGVCREGSRCLFSHDPNNSKPSTICKFYQRGVCAYGERCRYDHIKSSSRGGGALEDPTAGGGAGGGASVRGGVKKTPVLRDRVLGVDSMFGGPADSLGSEVMAAAAAASPHSYVDAIRTGLDASAQDQAPPPVGGAYPNLPPLCPYAAAGHCFYEDNCTYLHGDLCEVCRLQVLHPHDPEQRRAHEKMCLLAFEADMEKAFAAQLSQDKVCSIFNHAAVVQVCSICMELVVQKLNPSERRFGILSSCCHTFCLACIRQWRCTRNFSNKIVKSCPECRLVSEFVIPSVYWVEDQDEKDHLIELFKSGVSKKACKYFDQGRGSCPFGGKCLYLHAFPDGTRAEPDRPRKQLSSEGNVRFMNNVRLWDFIEEREQRPALPLPSLDDDITELRELFMQMSGPSQDGPESPPAADP